In the Bradyrhizobium guangzhouense genome, one interval contains:
- a CDS encoding type II toxin-antitoxin system VapC family toxin, with product MVIDTSAIVAIAFNEDDAADMERLIVDDPVRLISAATVLEATMVIETRLGDAGGREFDLWLVKVGAEIVAVDAGQADAARRAWRRYGKGRHVASLNYGDCFSYALAVTRSEPLLFKGADFAKTDVSRSSVAPRR from the coding sequence ATGGTAATCGATACGTCGGCGATCGTGGCAATCGCGTTCAACGAAGACGATGCAGCGGATATGGAGCGACTGATCGTGGACGATCCGGTCCGCCTGATCTCTGCAGCAACGGTGCTTGAAGCAACGATGGTGATCGAGACTCGGCTAGGTGATGCGGGCGGGCGCGAGTTCGATCTGTGGCTCGTCAAGGTCGGCGCCGAGATCGTGGCAGTCGATGCCGGCCAGGCCGATGCAGCACGGCGAGCTTGGCGGCGCTACGGGAAAGGGCGACATGTTGCATCGCTCAACTATGGGGATTGCTTCTCTTACGCGCTGGCTGTGACGCGCAGCGAACCGCTGCTGTTCAAAGGCGCGGACTTTGCGAAGACCGACGTCAGCCGATCGAGCGTGGCGCCACGGCGCTAG
- a CDS encoding type II toxin-antitoxin system VapB family antitoxin, giving the protein MALSIKDPETEQLARSLAQLTGENITTATKRAIEERLRRLGGQTHKDALLQDMAEIRKRWSEMRVLDDRTSEEIVGYDENGLPR; this is encoded by the coding sequence ATGGCGCTTAGCATCAAGGACCCTGAAACGGAGCAGTTGGCGCGGAGTCTGGCGCAATTGACCGGCGAGAACATCACGACAGCGACCAAGCGGGCCATCGAGGAGCGGTTGCGTCGGCTCGGCGGTCAAACTCACAAAGACGCGCTGCTTCAAGACATGGCCGAAATCAGGAAGCGCTGGAGCGAAATGCGCGTCCTGGATGACCGCACGTCTGAGGAGATCGTCGGATACGATGAGAATGGATTGCCGCGCTGA
- a CDS encoding arylesterase, whose translation MHIAVLMLALMTLADPARADVAKPIKLVVLGDSLSAGLGLPGQDAFPAKLQKALQAKGIVVDMTNAGVSGDTASGGRDRLDWSVPEGTEGVIVELGANDAMRGIDPDLTRAALTDIVQRLKARKIAVMLCGMLAPPNFGADYGARFNSIYPELAKQFDVPLYPFFLDGVAADAKLNQADGIHPTAEGVDIVVDKMLPTVEAFVRTIGEQRR comes from the coding sequence ATGCACATAGCCGTGTTGATGCTCGCTTTGATGACGCTCGCCGATCCGGCCCGGGCCGACGTGGCAAAACCGATCAAGCTTGTCGTTCTCGGCGATTCCTTGAGTGCCGGTCTTGGCCTGCCGGGCCAGGACGCGTTTCCCGCCAAGCTGCAAAAAGCCTTGCAGGCCAAGGGCATAGTGGTCGACATGACCAATGCCGGTGTGTCGGGCGACACCGCGTCCGGCGGCCGCGACCGGCTCGACTGGTCAGTGCCCGAGGGAACCGAGGGTGTGATCGTCGAGCTCGGCGCCAACGATGCGATGCGCGGCATCGACCCTGACTTGACGCGGGCGGCGTTGACCGACATCGTTCAGCGTCTCAAGGCGCGCAAGATCGCCGTGATGTTGTGTGGCATGCTGGCGCCGCCGAATTTCGGCGCGGACTACGGCGCGCGCTTCAATTCGATTTATCCGGAACTGGCGAAACAGTTCGACGTGCCGCTCTATCCGTTTTTCCTCGACGGCGTCGCGGCAGATGCCAAGCTCAATCAGGCCGACGGCATTCATCCGACCGCTGAAGGCGTCGACATCGTCGTCGACAAGATGCTGCCCACCGTGGAGGCATTCGTGCGCACGATCGGCGAGCAACGCCGTTGA
- a CDS encoding GNAT family N-acetyltransferase, with product MSTPEIRPTVEADLPAITAIYQQAVREGTATFELDPPDLAEMTRRYRALVDGGYPYFVATIDSRLAGYAYAGAYRPRPAYRFTVENSIYLDPAFHRRGIGSLLLERLIRECEARGFRQMIAVIGDSANAGSIGVHTRGGFKMIGTHPNVGLKFGRWLDTVMMQRDLGQGAETVPEK from the coding sequence ATGTCCACACCTGAAATCAGGCCCACTGTCGAGGCCGACCTCCCCGCCATCACCGCCATCTACCAGCAGGCTGTCCGCGAGGGCACCGCGACGTTCGAGCTTGATCCGCCTGATCTCGCCGAGATGACGCGCCGCTATCGCGCGCTGGTCGACGGGGGCTATCCCTATTTCGTAGCCACCATCGACAGCCGCCTCGCCGGCTATGCCTATGCCGGCGCCTACCGGCCGCGCCCGGCCTATCGCTTCACGGTCGAGAACTCGATCTATCTCGATCCCGCCTTCCACCGCCGCGGCATCGGCTCACTGCTCCTGGAGCGGCTGATCCGCGAATGCGAGGCGCGGGGCTTTCGCCAGATGATCGCCGTGATCGGCGATTCCGCCAATGCCGGTTCGATCGGCGTGCACACCAGGGGCGGCTTCAAGATGATCGGCACGCATCCCAATGTCGGCCTGAAGTTCGGCCGCTGGCTGGATACGGTGATGATGCAGCGCGATCTCGGCCAGGGCGCGGAGACGGTGCCGGAAAAGTAA
- a CDS encoding ABC transporter ATP-binding protein gives MDTHISPSSLAATTADTIAISNVNLSLGSGAARVHILKDISLRVGSGETIGLIGPSGSGKSTLLMVMAGLERPDSGEVVVSGTPFNALDEDALARFRGRQVGIVFQSFHLIPTMTALENVAVPLELAGNPDANKRAAEELQSVGLGDRLHHYPTQLSGGEQQRVALARALAPDPAILVADEPTGNLDEATGKQIVDLLFTKHAERGMTLVLVTHDSSLAHRCDRVIRLRSGRIDTQTTNA, from the coding sequence ATGGACACTCACATCTCTCCTTCTTCGCTTGCCGCGACGACCGCGGACACCATCGCCATCTCCAACGTCAACCTCTCATTGGGGTCGGGGGCAGCTCGCGTTCACATCCTCAAGGATATCAGCTTGCGCGTCGGCTCGGGGGAGACGATCGGCCTGATCGGCCCGTCAGGCTCGGGCAAATCCACGCTGCTGATGGTGATGGCGGGGCTGGAGCGTCCTGATAGTGGAGAGGTGGTGGTGTCAGGCACGCCTTTCAATGCCCTCGACGAGGACGCGCTGGCCCGCTTCCGCGGCCGCCAGGTCGGCATCGTCTTCCAGTCCTTCCATCTGATCCCGACCATGACGGCGCTGGAGAACGTCGCGGTGCCGCTCGAGCTCGCCGGCAACCCTGATGCCAACAAGCGCGCGGCCGAAGAGCTGCAATCGGTCGGGCTCGGTGATCGCCTGCATCATTATCCGACGCAGCTCTCGGGCGGCGAGCAGCAGCGCGTGGCGCTGGCGCGCGCGCTGGCGCCCGATCCCGCCATCCTCGTCGCGGACGAGCCGACCGGCAATCTCGACGAAGCCACGGGAAAACAGATCGTCGATCTGCTCTTCACCAAGCACGCGGAGCGCGGCATGACCCTGGTGCTGGTCACGCACGATTCCTCGCTGGCGCATCGCTGCGATCGCGTCATCCGCCTGCGCTCGGGCCGCATCGACACGCAGACGACCAACGCATGA
- the thpR gene encoding RNA 2',3'-cyclic phosphodiesterase, which yields MPRLFTGLEIPAEIGQSLSNLRGGLPGARWIDPENYHVTLRFIGDIDGASANEIASMLFRVDRKPFEVKVQGLQSFGGRKPRAVVATIAPSKPLMDLQAELERMMQRIGLDPEGRKFIPHVTLARLHDATDRDVADYLSIRGYFPSKAFMAERFVLFSSRASTGGGPYVVEDAYELCE from the coding sequence ATGCCGCGTTTGTTCACTGGTCTGGAAATTCCGGCCGAGATCGGCCAGTCGCTTTCCAACTTGCGAGGTGGCCTCCCCGGCGCCCGGTGGATCGATCCCGAAAATTATCACGTCACTCTGCGCTTCATCGGCGATATCGATGGCGCCTCCGCCAACGAGATCGCGTCGATGTTGTTTCGCGTCGATCGCAAGCCCTTCGAAGTGAAGGTGCAGGGCTTGCAGAGCTTCGGCGGCCGCAAGCCGCGCGCGGTGGTCGCCACCATCGCACCGAGCAAGCCGCTGATGGATCTGCAGGCCGAGCTCGAACGCATGATGCAGCGGATCGGTCTCGATCCGGAAGGGCGCAAATTCATTCCGCATGTCACGCTGGCCCGGTTGCACGACGCCACCGACCGCGACGTCGCCGACTATCTCTCGATCCGCGGCTACTTCCCGAGCAAGGCCTTCATGGCGGAGCGTTTCGTGCTGTTCTCCTCGCGCGCATCGACCGGCGGCGGCCCGTATGTGGTCGAGGACGCTTACGAGCTGTGTGAGTGA
- the zapE gene encoding cell division protein ZapE, protein MLSTPDSSFSEAYQAQIASGAIEADAAQAEVAEAYTALDLRLANYSPKRKQGLLARLFSGGDKDEAPRGLYIHGEVGRGKTMLMDLFFQHSNVEHKRRAHFHEFMADVHERIYDYRQSIARGQIPDGDVIALTAQAIFEESWLLCFDEFHVTDIADAMILGRLFAKLFELGTVVVATSNVAPDDLYKGGLNRALFLPFIKQITDHMDVSRLDARTDFRLEKLQGVPMWLTPADGDADAALNRAWAKMTGNAKCKSRDIQIKGRILHVPCSAHGVARFAFADLCEKPLGASDYLRLAHDYHTILVDHIPVMDFSQRNAAKRFITLIDTLYDNAVKLMASADANPISLYLAHEGTEAMEFKRTSSRLIEMSSESYLALPHGRKDSTASGSTKGLVET, encoded by the coding sequence ATGCTCTCCACCCCAGACTCCTCCTTCAGCGAAGCTTATCAGGCCCAGATCGCGTCCGGAGCGATCGAGGCCGATGCCGCGCAGGCCGAAGTCGCCGAAGCCTATACGGCGCTCGACCTGCGGCTCGCGAACTACAGCCCCAAGCGCAAGCAGGGCCTGCTCGCCCGCCTGTTCAGCGGCGGCGATAAGGACGAGGCGCCGCGCGGGCTCTACATCCATGGCGAGGTCGGACGCGGCAAGACCATGCTGATGGACCTGTTCTTCCAGCACTCGAATGTCGAGCACAAGCGGCGCGCGCATTTCCACGAATTCATGGCCGACGTGCACGAGCGCATCTACGACTACCGCCAGAGTATCGCGCGCGGGCAGATCCCCGATGGCGACGTCATCGCGCTGACGGCGCAAGCGATCTTCGAGGAGAGCTGGCTGCTCTGCTTCGACGAATTCCACGTCACCGACATCGCGGACGCGATGATCCTGGGGCGCCTGTTCGCAAAACTGTTCGAGCTCGGCACCGTCGTTGTCGCAACCTCCAACGTCGCGCCCGATGATCTCTACAAGGGCGGTCTCAACCGCGCGCTGTTCCTGCCCTTCATCAAGCAGATCACCGACCACATGGACGTCTCGCGGCTCGACGCGCGCACCGACTTCCGGCTGGAGAAACTGCAGGGCGTGCCGATGTGGCTGACGCCTGCCGATGGCGATGCCGACGCCGCGCTCAATCGTGCCTGGGCGAAAATGACGGGCAATGCCAAATGCAAGTCACGCGACATCCAGATCAAGGGCCGCATCCTGCACGTGCCGTGTTCGGCCCATGGCGTGGCGCGCTTTGCCTTCGCCGATCTCTGCGAGAAGCCGCTGGGCGCATCCGACTACCTCAGGCTGGCGCACGACTATCACACCATCCTGGTCGACCATATTCCAGTGATGGACTTCTCCCAGCGCAACGCCGCCAAGCGTTTCATCACGCTGATCGACACGCTCTATGACAATGCCGTGAAGCTGATGGCCTCTGCCGATGCGAACCCGATCTCGCTGTATCTCGCCCATGAAGGCACCGAGGCCATGGAGTTCAAGCGGACGTCGTCGCGCCTGATCGAGATGAGCTCTGAATCCTATCTGGCGCTGCCTCACGGCCGCAAGGATTCCACCGCCAGCGGCTCCACCAAGGGCCTGGTCGAGACTTAA
- a CDS encoding ABC transporter permease, producing MSVAIEPFAKPNGVALSLRYALRELRGGLRGFYVFIACIALGVMAISGVGSVSASLSDGLAGEGRTLLGGDVSFVLFQREAKPEEVAFLRSRGTVSVAATLRGMARSADGKLALVEMKAVDDTYPMLGQLTLAPQLPLNDLLAERDGAFGAAADPTLLARLSLKIGDRVTIGSATFQIRSAVEAEPDKLAGGIGFGPRFLISEAALRATGLIQPGSLVRWVYRVKLPDTANSDRATDAFIADARNAAPEAGWEVRSRSNASPQLERNISRFTQFLTLVGLAALLVGSVGVANAVKSHIDRRLEVIAAFKAVGATGRDVFGIYLAQVVLLAAIGSVIGLALGAAMPFAIVGLFGKLLPLPVVPAVHANELALAFVYGLLTALAFGLWPLGRVHDVPVAALFRDTIAAEWHRPRLGYLVFMGVVVALLVAVVIGLSFDKRIAAVFVVSSVVVFAVLRAVAALLMAIARKLPRTRFTMLRLAIANIHRPGALTPSVVLSLGLGLAVLVTITQIDGNLRRQFLAALPDRAPSFYFIDIPSTQAGPFDDYLRQIAPGAKVEDVPMLRGRIVAARGVRAEDLKPTTDSEWVLQSDRGLTYTGELPKGSKVVEGEWWGADYSGPPLVSMEKRIADGLSLKLGDEIVVNVLGRDIPAKIGNLRTIDWQGLGINFVLVFSPNAFKGAPHTHIATLTEAGGNATGDGKIIKQVADAYPMVTSVRVREVMETVGAVVTNLALAIRGASAVTLISAILVLGGALAAGHRHRVYDAVILKTLGATRLRLLGAYALEYLLIGFATAVFGVIAGSIAAWLIVTRLMTLTFVWQAASAAGVVAAALVVTVGLGLAGTLLALNKKPATVLRNL from the coding sequence ATGAGCGTCGCCATCGAACCGTTTGCGAAGCCGAACGGCGTCGCGCTGTCGCTGCGTTATGCCTTGCGCGAATTGCGCGGCGGCTTGCGCGGCTTTTACGTCTTCATCGCCTGCATCGCGCTCGGCGTGATGGCGATATCGGGCGTCGGCTCGGTGTCGGCGAGCCTCAGCGATGGTCTCGCCGGCGAGGGCCGCACCTTGCTCGGCGGCGATGTGTCGTTCGTGCTGTTCCAACGCGAAGCGAAACCCGAAGAAGTCGCCTTCCTGCGTTCGCGCGGCACCGTCTCCGTGGCCGCGACCTTGCGCGGCATGGCGCGCTCGGCCGACGGCAAGCTGGCGCTGGTCGAGATGAAGGCCGTCGACGACACCTATCCGATGCTCGGCCAATTGACGCTGGCGCCACAGCTGCCGCTGAACGACCTGCTCGCGGAGAGGGACGGCGCGTTCGGAGCGGCCGCCGATCCGACGCTGCTGGCGCGGCTGTCGCTCAAGATCGGCGACCGCGTCACCATCGGCTCGGCCACCTTCCAGATCCGCAGCGCCGTCGAGGCCGAGCCCGACAAGCTCGCCGGGGGCATCGGCTTCGGTCCGCGCTTCCTGATCAGCGAGGCCGCCCTGCGCGCCACCGGTCTGATCCAGCCCGGCAGCCTGGTGCGTTGGGTCTACCGTGTAAAACTGCCTGACACCGCCAACAGCGACCGCGCCACCGACGCCTTCATCGCGGACGCGCGCAACGCCGCGCCGGAGGCCGGCTGGGAGGTGCGCAGCCGTTCCAATGCATCGCCGCAGCTCGAACGCAATATCAGCCGCTTCACGCAGTTCCTGACCCTGGTCGGCCTCGCCGCGCTTTTGGTCGGCAGCGTCGGCGTCGCCAACGCCGTGAAGAGCCACATCGACCGCCGGCTCGAGGTGATCGCGGCCTTCAAGGCCGTCGGCGCCACGGGGCGGGACGTGTTCGGCATCTATCTCGCGCAAGTCGTTCTGCTCGCCGCGATCGGCTCGGTGATCGGCCTCGCGCTGGGTGCTGCGATGCCTTTCGCCATCGTCGGCCTGTTCGGGAAGCTGCTGCCGCTGCCGGTGGTGCCGGCCGTGCATGCGAACGAGCTCGCGCTGGCCTTCGTCTATGGTCTTTTGACCGCGCTCGCCTTCGGCCTGTGGCCGCTCGGACGCGTCCACGACGTGCCCGTGGCGGCGCTGTTCCGCGACACCATCGCCGCCGAATGGCACCGGCCGCGGCTGGGCTATCTCGTGTTCATGGGTGTCGTCGTCGCGCTGCTGGTTGCCGTGGTGATCGGCCTGTCCTTCGACAAGCGCATCGCTGCGGTGTTCGTGGTCTCCTCGGTCGTCGTGTTCGCGGTGCTGCGCGCGGTTGCCGCGCTGCTGATGGCAATCGCGCGAAAACTGCCGCGCACGCGCTTCACCATGCTGCGGCTGGCGATCGCCAACATTCATCGGCCGGGCGCGCTGACGCCGTCCGTCGTGCTGTCGCTCGGCCTCGGCCTCGCCGTGCTCGTCACCATCACCCAGATCGACGGCAATCTGCGCCGGCAGTTCCTCGCCGCGCTGCCAGACCGCGCGCCGTCGTTCTACTTCATCGACATTCCGAGCACGCAGGCCGGCCCGTTCGACGATTATCTGCGCCAGATCGCGCCGGGCGCGAAGGTCGAGGATGTGCCGATGCTGCGCGGACGCATCGTCGCCGCCCGCGGCGTCCGTGCCGAGGACCTCAAGCCCACCACGGACTCCGAATGGGTGCTGCAGAGCGACCGCGGCCTGACCTATACCGGCGAGTTGCCGAAGGGCTCCAAGGTGGTCGAGGGCGAATGGTGGGGCGCCGACTATTCCGGCCCGCCGTTGGTCTCGATGGAAAAGAGGATCGCCGACGGGCTCTCCCTGAAGCTTGGCGACGAAATCGTCGTCAACGTGCTCGGCCGCGACATCCCGGCGAAAATCGGCAATCTCAGGACCATCGACTGGCAAGGACTCGGCATCAATTTCGTGCTGGTGTTCTCGCCCAATGCCTTCAAAGGCGCGCCGCATACCCACATCGCGACACTGACCGAAGCCGGCGGCAATGCGACCGGCGACGGCAAGATCATCAAGCAGGTCGCGGATGCTTACCCGATGGTGACGAGCGTTCGCGTGCGCGAGGTGATGGAGACGGTCGGCGCGGTCGTGACTAATCTCGCGCTCGCGATCCGCGGCGCCAGCGCCGTGACGCTGATCTCGGCGATCCTGGTGCTGGGCGGCGCACTCGCCGCCGGCCATCGCCACCGCGTCTATGATGCGGTGATCCTGAAGACGCTGGGCGCGACGCGGTTGCGGCTGCTCGGCGCCTATGCGCTCGAATATCTGCTGATCGGGTTCGCCACTGCCGTGTTCGGCGTGATCGCCGGCAGCATCGCGGCCTGGTTGATCGTGACGCGGCTGATGACGCTGACTTTCGTCTGGCAGGCCGCAAGCGCCGCCGGCGTGGTGGCCGCCGCCCTGGTCGTCACCGTCGGGCTCGGCCTTGCGGGAACGCTGCTGGCGTTGAACAAAAAGCCCGCCACGGTGTTGCGGAATTTGTGA
- the mdh gene encoding malate dehydrogenase produces MARDKIALIGSGQIGGTLAHLIGLKELGDVVMFDIAEGVPQGKALDIAQSSPVDGFDAHYTGANSYEALDNAKVCIVTAGVPRKPGMSRDDLLSINLKVMEQVGAGIKKYAPDAFVICITNPLDAMVWALQKASGLPHKKVVGMAGVLDSARFRYFLADEFNVSVEDVTAFVLGGHGDTMVPLVKYSTVAGIPLPDLVKMGWTSQARLDEIVDRTRNGGAEIVNLLKTGSAFYAPAASAIAMAESYLRDKKRVLPCAAYLNGEYSVKDMYVGVPVVIGSKGVERVVEIELAGKDREAFDKSVGAVQGLVDACKKIAPDLLGR; encoded by the coding sequence ATGGCGCGCGACAAGATTGCTTTGATTGGCTCCGGCCAGATCGGCGGAACGCTGGCTCACCTCATCGGCCTGAAAGAACTGGGCGACGTCGTGATGTTCGACATCGCCGAGGGCGTGCCGCAGGGCAAGGCGCTCGACATCGCGCAGTCCTCGCCGGTCGACGGTTTTGACGCGCACTACACCGGCGCGAATTCCTACGAAGCCCTCGACAACGCCAAGGTCTGCATCGTCACCGCCGGCGTGCCGCGCAAGCCGGGCATGAGCCGCGACGACCTCCTCTCCATCAACCTGAAGGTCATGGAGCAGGTCGGTGCCGGCATCAAGAAGTACGCTCCCGACGCATTCGTCATCTGCATCACCAACCCGCTCGACGCGATGGTCTGGGCGCTGCAGAAGGCATCGGGCCTGCCGCACAAGAAGGTTGTCGGCATGGCCGGCGTGCTCGACTCCGCGCGCTTCCGCTACTTCCTCGCCGACGAATTCAACGTCTCCGTCGAAGACGTCACCGCCTTCGTGCTCGGCGGCCATGGCGACACCATGGTGCCGCTGGTGAAGTACTCGACCGTCGCCGGCATTCCGCTGCCCGACCTCGTCAAGATGGGCTGGACCTCGCAGGCGCGCCTCGACGAGATCGTCGATCGCACCCGCAACGGCGGCGCCGAGATCGTCAACCTGCTCAAGACCGGTTCGGCCTTCTACGCCCCGGCCGCCTCGGCCATCGCGATGGCCGAGAGCTATCTGCGCGACAAGAAGCGCGTGCTGCCCTGCGCCGCCTATCTCAACGGCGAGTACAGCGTGAAGGACATGTATGTCGGCGTGCCCGTCGTGATCGGCTCCAAGGGCGTCGAGCGCGTCGTCGAGATCGAGCTCGCAGGCAAGGACCGCGAGGCCTTCGACAAGTCGGTCGGCGCGGTGCAGGGCTTGGTCGATGCCTGCAAGAAGATCGCGCCCGATCTTCTCGGCCGCTAA
- a CDS encoding Bax inhibitor-1/YccA family protein translates to MSDLDRNYASPFGRAAGRVDAATVDAGLRAYMLRIYNYMSIGLAITGLAALGVYMAAVTDVPTPEAVRVGKLFLTPFGYAMFVSPLKYLFMLAPLAMVFVISAGINRLAPSTAQILFWVFSALMGISLSSIFLVYTHTSIVRVFFITAATFGALSLYGYTTKRDMTGMGSFLFMGLIGIIIASLVNLFLASTALQFIVSVVGVLVFAGLTAWDTQRLKNDYIYGYASAGGDIAERAAISGALSLYLNFINLFTLLLQLLGQRD, encoded by the coding sequence ATGTCGGACCTAGACCGCAATTACGCTTCTCCTTTCGGCCGGGCCGCCGGGCGTGTTGACGCCGCGACGGTCGATGCCGGTCTGCGCGCCTACATGCTGCGCATCTACAATTACATGAGCATTGGCCTCGCCATCACCGGCCTCGCCGCGCTCGGAGTTTACATGGCTGCCGTCACCGACGTTCCGACCCCGGAAGCCGTCCGTGTCGGCAAGCTGTTCCTGACGCCGTTCGGCTACGCGATGTTCGTGAGCCCGCTGAAATATCTGTTCATGCTGGCGCCGCTCGCCATGGTGTTCGTGATCTCGGCCGGCATCAACCGCCTGGCTCCCTCGACCGCCCAGATCCTGTTCTGGGTGTTCTCGGCGCTGATGGGTATCTCGCTGTCCTCGATCTTCCTGGTGTACACCCACACCTCGATCGTGCGGGTGTTCTTCATCACCGCGGCGACGTTCGGCGCGCTGAGCCTCTATGGCTACACCACCAAGCGTGACATGACCGGCATGGGCTCGTTCCTGTTCATGGGCCTGATCGGCATCATCATCGCGAGCTTGGTGAACCTGTTCCTGGCCAGCACGGCGCTGCAGTTCATCGTGTCGGTGGTCGGCGTCCTGGTGTTCGCGGGCCTCACCGCCTGGGACACCCAGCGGCTGAAGAACGACTACATCTACGGCTACGCCTCGGCCGGCGGCGACATCGCCGAGCGCGCGGCGATCTCTGGTGCGCTGTCGCTGTACTTGAACTTCATCAACCTGTTCACGCTGCTGCTGCAGCTCCTCGGCCAGCGCGACTAA